A single genomic interval of Corallococcus macrosporus harbors:
- a CDS encoding TerC family protein, whose amino-acid sequence MDSFQTIGSPVMWGGFIAFVFAMLALDLGVFHRKAHTVSFKEAGAWSAVWVSLSLAFNAFLWWRYGSGPGMEFLTGYLIEKSLSVDNIFVFVVIFSTMKVPALYQHRVLFWGILSALVLRAVMIFAGVAMLERFHWLIYVFGAFLIITGVKLFIQRNHEEHPEDGWLMRTARRVIPSTPHFHGQHFITVENGRRLATPLLMALMLVEASDVLFALDSIPAIFAVTRDPFIVFTSNIFAILGLRSLFFLMAGAMEKFTYLKVGLSGVLVFVGAKMALVDVVHLSPAISLSVIALVLGASIVASLVKAKNTPPHAPKGDSSPDAPGTAAPAKS is encoded by the coding sequence TTGGACTCCTTCCAAACCATCGGCAGCCCCGTCATGTGGGGCGGCTTCATCGCTTTCGTCTTCGCGATGCTCGCGCTGGACCTCGGTGTGTTCCACCGCAAGGCCCACACGGTGAGCTTCAAGGAGGCCGGGGCCTGGAGCGCGGTGTGGGTGAGCCTGTCGCTCGCCTTCAACGCCTTCCTGTGGTGGCGCTACGGCTCCGGGCCGGGCATGGAGTTCCTCACCGGCTACCTCATCGAGAAGTCGCTCTCCGTCGACAACATCTTCGTCTTCGTCGTCATCTTCTCCACGATGAAGGTGCCGGCGCTCTACCAGCACCGGGTGCTCTTCTGGGGCATCCTGAGCGCGCTGGTGCTGCGCGCGGTGATGATCTTCGCGGGCGTGGCGATGCTGGAGCGCTTCCACTGGCTCATCTACGTCTTCGGCGCCTTCCTCATCATCACGGGCGTGAAGCTCTTCATCCAGCGCAACCATGAGGAGCACCCGGAGGACGGCTGGCTGATGCGCACCGCCCGCCGCGTGATTCCCTCCACGCCGCACTTCCACGGGCAGCACTTCATCACGGTGGAGAACGGCCGGCGGCTGGCGACCCCGCTGCTCATGGCGCTGATGCTGGTGGAGGCATCCGACGTGCTCTTCGCGCTGGACTCCATCCCCGCCATCTTCGCGGTGACGCGCGATCCGTTCATCGTCTTCACGTCGAACATCTTCGCCATCCTGGGCCTGCGCTCGCTGTTCTTCCTGATGGCCGGCGCGATGGAGAAGTTCACCTACCTGAAGGTCGGCCTGTCCGGCGTGCTCGTCTTCGTGGGCGCGAAGATGGCGCTGGTGGACGTGGTGCACCTGTCCCCGGCCATCTCCCTGAGCGTCATCGCGCTGGTGCTGGGCGCCAGCATCGTGGCCTCGCTGGTGAAGGCGAAGAACACGCCGCCGCACGCGCCCAAGGGCGACTCGTCGCCCGACGCGCCGGGCACGGCGGCTCCCGCGAAGAGCTGA
- a CDS encoding Rieske 2Fe-2S domain-containing protein has product MRITFLGHAGFAVETAGALVVMDPWLTPQGAFDSAWMQLPRNHHLAPRVKELLETPGKERFLYISHEHKDHFDPEFLATIARRDFTVLVPKFRRSELRDIFEKYGCKRVIACEDSREIPIKGGYIKLFVSEQGTNRDSSVMVRGDGQCFLNINDCKMHDRLVRVIAEEGPIDVFSAQFSGAIWHPTCYEYPKETYSAISLKKRDSKFEAVARALDVVQPRAYIAAAGPAAFLDPALFSLNFEDVNIFPRAPALFSYLEKRLPTLPTRYLEPMPGDVLDAGSLEFVSQVPERVTTENFKDYLQTYAKDMAYVFRERRRNLMREEVDEIHGRLRVELQRKLDLLDLHDRVGMPLYVELTEAPTRLLRVDFKQRRVDEVTEMRDKSRYAMKVNASDIVRVLDRKLNWEDFLLSFRLRLSRNPDVYEPVLHGFLGVEVEDIREFCDGIRATESQKERTTVDAGGKRFTIQRFCPHQGADLAEGWVEEGRYVVCPRHRWQFDLQNGGACKTNNSTLCAEPVADKPEGGKVERGGDKAPVEPPRV; this is encoded by the coding sequence ATGCGGATCACCTTCCTGGGTCATGCGGGCTTCGCGGTGGAGACCGCCGGAGCGCTCGTCGTCATGGACCCGTGGCTGACGCCCCAGGGGGCCTTCGACTCCGCGTGGATGCAGCTGCCGCGCAACCACCACCTGGCGCCGCGCGTGAAGGAGCTGCTGGAGACGCCGGGCAAGGAGCGCTTCCTCTACATCAGCCACGAGCACAAGGACCACTTCGACCCGGAGTTCCTGGCCACCATCGCCAGGCGGGACTTCACCGTGCTGGTGCCCAAGTTCCGCCGCTCGGAGCTGCGGGACATCTTCGAGAAGTACGGCTGCAAGCGCGTCATCGCGTGCGAGGACTCGCGCGAGATTCCCATCAAGGGCGGCTACATCAAGCTCTTCGTGTCCGAGCAGGGCACCAACCGCGACTCCAGCGTGATGGTGCGCGGGGACGGGCAGTGCTTCCTCAACATCAACGACTGCAAGATGCACGACCGGCTGGTGCGCGTCATCGCGGAGGAGGGGCCCATCGACGTCTTCTCCGCCCAGTTCTCCGGCGCCATCTGGCACCCCACCTGCTACGAGTACCCGAAGGAGACGTACTCGGCCATCAGCCTGAAGAAGCGCGACAGCAAGTTCGAGGCGGTGGCGCGCGCGCTGGACGTGGTGCAGCCCCGCGCGTACATCGCCGCGGCGGGCCCGGCGGCCTTCCTGGACCCGGCCCTCTTCAGCCTGAACTTCGAGGACGTGAACATCTTCCCGCGCGCGCCGGCCCTCTTCTCCTACCTGGAGAAGCGCCTGCCCACGCTGCCCACGCGCTACCTGGAGCCGATGCCCGGGGACGTGCTGGACGCGGGCTCGCTGGAGTTCGTGTCCCAGGTGCCGGAGCGCGTGACGACGGAGAACTTCAAGGACTACCTCCAGACGTACGCGAAGGACATGGCCTACGTCTTCCGCGAGCGCCGCCGCAACCTGATGCGCGAGGAGGTGGACGAGATCCACGGCCGCCTGCGCGTGGAGCTGCAGCGCAAGCTGGACCTGCTGGACCTGCACGACCGCGTGGGCATGCCGCTCTACGTGGAGCTGACGGAGGCCCCCACGCGGCTGTTGCGCGTGGACTTCAAGCAGCGCCGCGTGGATGAAGTGACGGAGATGCGCGACAAGAGCCGCTACGCGATGAAGGTGAACGCGAGCGACATCGTGCGCGTGCTGGACCGCAAGCTGAACTGGGAGGACTTCCTGCTGTCCTTCCGCCTGCGCCTGTCCCGCAACCCGGACGTCTACGAGCCCGTGCTGCATGGCTTCCTGGGCGTGGAGGTGGAGGACATCCGCGAGTTCTGCGACGGCATCCGCGCCACGGAGTCCCAGAAGGAGCGCACCACGGTGGATGCCGGCGGCAAGCGCTTCACCATCCAGCGCTTCTGCCCGCACCAGGGCGCGGACCTGGCGGAAGGGTGGGTGGAGGAGGGGCGCTACGTCGTGTGCCCGCGCCACCGGTGGCAGTTCGACCTGCAGAACGGCGGCGCGTGCAAGACGAACAACTCCACGCTCTGCGCGGAGCCCGTCGCGGACAAGCCGGAGGGCGGCAAGGTGGAGCGCGGCGGCGACAAGGCGCCCGTCGAACCGCCGCGCGTCTGA
- a CDS encoding Hsp70 family protein: MADRPRIVGIDLGTTNTLVASVRNRIPKIVPTDRGNLILPSVVALSAKNDLLVGGVAKDQMVTNPKNTLWGTKRLIGRKYHSKAVEDLKGYFPYDIVEDPNGDAAVTMGGKLYTLPQISSFVLSQLKTIAEQFLGGPIDAAVISVPAYYNDNQRNAVKEAGRLAGFDVKRIVNEPTAAALAYGFNRGLDQKVLVYDLGGGTFDVSVLHLAGNVFEVLATGGDSFLGGADFDNRIMEYVLERFRDETKVDLTESPIALQRIKNAAEAAKIDLTLIPNVVIDLPYIEERKGKPLDLRIPLTRDYLNNLTGDLVDRTFDICDRVLAEKGISRSEIDEIILVGGQSRMPLVQQKIQAHFGKAPRKGVHPDECVALGAALLGDSLGSIDAVTLLDALSMPIGYAMPNGRVKRIIEKNSLIPMVKSFRLPPPQQPGAPFIELDIYQGDSDLMVDNEYLGTVRVPAAAAGRKIDFRLTEECLLQVQVEDASGMSRKVDLATRDTPEQLKKALQEVASRNAQAAPSSSSGASNDDRGLFSSIKSIFRRG; this comes from the coding sequence ATGGCGGACAGACCTCGCATCGTCGGGATTGACCTGGGCACCACCAACACCCTGGTGGCGTCCGTGCGCAACCGCATCCCGAAGATCGTCCCCACGGACCGCGGCAACCTCATCCTGCCCTCCGTGGTCGCGCTGTCCGCCAAGAACGACCTGCTGGTCGGCGGCGTGGCCAAGGACCAGATGGTCACCAACCCCAAGAACACGCTCTGGGGGACCAAGCGGCTGATCGGCCGCAAGTACCACTCGAAGGCGGTGGAGGACCTCAAGGGGTACTTCCCCTACGACATCGTCGAGGACCCCAACGGGGATGCCGCCGTGACGATGGGCGGCAAGCTCTACACGCTGCCGCAGATCTCCAGCTTCGTGCTGTCGCAGCTGAAGACGATCGCGGAGCAGTTCCTGGGCGGCCCCATCGACGCGGCCGTCATCTCCGTCCCGGCCTACTACAACGACAACCAGCGCAACGCGGTGAAGGAAGCGGGGCGGCTGGCCGGCTTCGACGTCAAGCGCATCGTCAACGAGCCCACCGCCGCGGCGCTGGCCTACGGCTTCAACCGGGGCCTGGACCAGAAGGTCCTCGTCTATGACCTGGGCGGCGGCACCTTCGACGTCAGCGTGCTGCACCTGGCCGGCAACGTCTTCGAGGTGCTGGCCACGGGCGGCGACTCGTTCCTGGGCGGCGCGGACTTCGACAACCGCATCATGGAGTACGTGCTGGAGCGCTTCCGCGACGAGACCAAGGTCGACCTCACGGAAAGCCCCATCGCCCTCCAGCGCATCAAGAACGCCGCGGAAGCCGCGAAGATCGACCTGACGCTGATCCCCAACGTCGTCATCGACCTGCCGTACATCGAGGAGCGCAAGGGCAAGCCGCTGGACCTGCGCATCCCGCTGACCCGCGACTACCTGAACAACCTCACCGGCGACCTGGTGGACCGCACCTTCGACATCTGCGACCGCGTGCTCGCGGAGAAGGGCATCAGCCGCTCGGAGATCGACGAGATCATCCTGGTGGGCGGCCAGAGCCGCATGCCGCTGGTGCAGCAGAAGATCCAGGCCCACTTCGGCAAGGCCCCGCGCAAGGGCGTGCACCCGGACGAGTGCGTGGCCCTGGGCGCCGCGCTGCTGGGTGACTCGCTGGGCAGCATCGACGCGGTGACGCTCCTGGACGCGCTGTCCATGCCCATCGGCTACGCGATGCCCAACGGCCGCGTGAAGCGCATCATCGAGAAGAACTCGCTCATCCCGATGGTGAAGAGCTTCCGCCTGCCGCCGCCGCAGCAGCCGGGCGCGCCCTTCATCGAGCTGGACATCTACCAGGGCGACAGCGACCTGATGGTGGACAACGAGTACCTGGGCACCGTCCGGGTGCCGGCGGCCGCCGCGGGCCGGAAAATCGACTTCCGCCTCACCGAGGAGTGTCTCCTCCAGGTGCAGGTGGAGGACGCGAGCGGCATGTCGCGCAAGGTGGACCTGGCCACCCGCGACACGCCCGAGCAGTTGAAGAAGGCCCTGCAGGAAGTCGCCTCGCGCAACGCGCAGGCCGCCCCGTCGAGCAGCAGCGGGGCGAGCAACGACGACCGGGGGCTCTTCTCCAGCATCAAGAGCATCTTCCGTAGGGGGTAG
- a CDS encoding carbohydrate-binding protein, producing MRNRFVFTSSALLLALHAFGCGASPEGDTTSPTGEVSTPAPSPAPGVPATPETEGTLEPVPSETEAPADPSTPAPTAPPEASPAPAPSGVDGFGVTMLYPSKAGGEAWALADDATADKRFDPQGTITRNADGSWKMKSTKVRMSAYPASGYDAKQIPTYDRDVLAGRGYMQAANDWKNIEMTGFVKVNAVNNTQDNFAWYARGGKHNDTNAGCEGSSYKGGLHYDGRVRWEKETWHVSYDQAPYKPATSALKGRWVGFKAVMRNVPGTKNPEAVKLELYLNDNADKVSWTQVYDMTDDGAWGGDAQHCGGSVAAMPITWGGPIATFRWDNATDVDFKWLSVREIQP from the coding sequence ATGCGGAACCGATTTGTCTTCACGTCCAGCGCGCTGCTGCTGGCGCTCCATGCCTTTGGTTGTGGCGCGAGCCCCGAGGGCGACACGACGAGCCCGACCGGCGAGGTGAGCACCCCCGCGCCCAGCCCCGCCCCCGGCGTCCCGGCGACGCCCGAAACCGAAGGGACCCTGGAGCCCGTCCCTTCGGAGACGGAGGCCCCGGCGGATCCCTCCACGCCCGCGCCCACCGCGCCTCCGGAGGCGAGCCCCGCTCCCGCGCCTTCGGGCGTGGACGGCTTCGGCGTGACGATGCTGTACCCGTCCAAGGCGGGCGGTGAGGCGTGGGCGCTCGCGGACGACGCCACGGCGGACAAGCGGTTTGATCCGCAGGGCACCATCACGCGCAACGCGGACGGCTCCTGGAAGATGAAGAGCACGAAGGTCCGCATGAGCGCCTACCCGGCCTCGGGCTACGACGCGAAGCAGATCCCCACGTACGACCGCGACGTGCTGGCGGGCCGCGGCTACATGCAGGCCGCGAACGACTGGAAGAACATCGAGATGACCGGCTTCGTGAAGGTCAACGCGGTGAACAACACCCAGGACAACTTCGCCTGGTACGCGCGCGGCGGGAAGCACAACGACACCAACGCCGGCTGCGAGGGCAGCAGCTACAAGGGCGGCCTGCACTACGACGGCCGCGTGCGCTGGGAGAAGGAGACCTGGCACGTGTCCTACGACCAGGCGCCGTACAAGCCGGCCACCTCCGCGCTGAAGGGCCGCTGGGTGGGCTTCAAGGCCGTCATGCGCAACGTGCCGGGCACGAAGAACCCGGAGGCCGTGAAGCTGGAGCTGTACCTCAACGACAACGCCGACAAGGTCAGCTGGACCCAGGTCTATGACATGACCGACGACGGGGCCTGGGGCGGCGACGCCCAGCACTGCGGCGGCTCCGTGGCGGCCATGCCCATTACGTGGGGCGGGCCCATCGCCACGTTCCGCTGGGACAACGCCACGGACGTGGACTTCAAGTGGCTGAGCGTCCGGGAGATCCAGCCCTAG
- the uraD gene encoding 2-oxo-4-hydroxy-4-carboxy-5-ureidoimidazoline decarboxylase — translation MTTPLERLNTATTEEATQAFTRCCGSTKWVQRMLAVRPFRDAEHLYAEAADAWARTGPEDWLEAFTHHPRIGDVSKLREKFASTAQWSSQEQKGVAGADESVLQALAQGNRDYEARYGFIFLVCATGKTAAEMNELLQDRMHHTPEEELKIAAGEQAKITRIRLEKLLAS, via the coding sequence GTGACCACGCCGCTGGAGCGCCTGAACACGGCCACGACGGAGGAGGCCACCCAGGCCTTCACCCGCTGCTGCGGCAGCACGAAGTGGGTCCAGCGGATGCTGGCCGTCCGCCCGTTCCGCGACGCGGAGCACCTGTACGCGGAGGCCGCGGACGCCTGGGCGCGCACGGGGCCGGAGGACTGGCTGGAGGCCTTCACGCACCACCCGCGCATCGGCGACGTGTCCAAGCTGCGGGAGAAGTTCGCCTCCACCGCGCAGTGGTCGTCACAGGAGCAGAAGGGCGTGGCCGGCGCGGATGAGAGCGTGTTGCAGGCGCTGGCCCAGGGCAACCGGGACTATGAGGCCCGCTACGGCTTCATCTTCCTCGTCTGCGCCACCGGAAAGACGGCGGCGGAGATGAACGAACTGCTCCAGGACCGCATGCACCACACCCCGGAGGAGGAGCTGAAGATCGCCGCCGGGGAGCAGGCGAAAATCACCCGCATCCGACTGGAGAAGCTCCTCGCGTCATGA
- the uraH gene encoding hydroxyisourate hydrolase, whose protein sequence is MSTLSTHVLDTSTGRPAEGLSLTLEARAGEDFRELARGVTNADGRVKDLSGANTKLAPGVYRLTFDTGAWFQARGQRGFYPSVQVLFEITATDEHYHVPLLLSPFGFSTYRGS, encoded by the coding sequence ATGAGCACCCTCAGCACGCATGTCCTGGACACGAGCACGGGCCGTCCCGCGGAAGGGCTGTCCCTCACGCTGGAGGCCCGCGCCGGTGAAGACTTCCGGGAGCTGGCCCGGGGCGTCACCAACGCGGATGGGCGGGTGAAGGACCTGTCGGGCGCGAACACGAAGCTTGCGCCCGGCGTGTACCGCCTCACCTTCGACACCGGGGCCTGGTTCCAGGCCCGGGGGCAGCGGGGCTTCTACCCGTCCGTGCAGGTGCTCTTCGAAATCACCGCCACGGACGAGCACTACCACGTCCCGCTGCTGCTCAGCCCCTTCGGCTTCTCCACCTACCGGGGTAGCTGA
- a CDS encoding SCP2 sterol-binding domain-containing protein has product MPKFPSKEWLDEAVRLTNADPECAVAGKGWKGDFGAIIDAEKGKLDKPFVIHVEPGECDIKRARVLADPDDLEELEPVYLARAPYSVWKQLLLGTLDPVEAVLKRRISMRGDLQPLIERMRYKGIADRVFAALKTEFPDGP; this is encoded by the coding sequence ATGCCGAAGTTTCCGTCGAAGGAGTGGCTGGACGAGGCCGTCCGGCTCACCAATGCAGACCCGGAGTGCGCCGTCGCCGGCAAGGGGTGGAAGGGCGACTTCGGGGCCATCATCGACGCGGAGAAGGGCAAGCTGGACAAGCCCTTCGTCATCCACGTGGAGCCCGGCGAGTGCGACATCAAGCGCGCCCGGGTGCTGGCGGATCCCGACGACCTGGAAGAGCTGGAGCCGGTGTACCTGGCCCGCGCGCCGTATTCCGTCTGGAAGCAGCTCCTGCTGGGCACGCTGGACCCCGTGGAGGCCGTGCTCAAGCGCCGCATCTCCATGCGGGGGGACCTGCAGCCGCTCATTGAACGCATGCGCTACAAGGGCATCGCGGACCGCGTCTTCGCCGCGCTGAAGACCGAGTTCCCCGACGGCCCCTGA